A portion of the Lolium rigidum isolate FL_2022 chromosome 1, APGP_CSIRO_Lrig_0.1, whole genome shotgun sequence genome contains these proteins:
- the LOC124685441 gene encoding uncharacterized protein LOC124685441: protein MASVQCEMKDVQLTLEEKACLDEMIKQAERSLEPHELLAGALNNQTVGPLSIVATKIFAGQVVKNFPNPLCNLDGFAMSGTFATGVKAAVVYSAKNKAGVECGWLLAFNNSNNAVGVRVFAECGLKDKFRNINWAQVEQKLEKSGTIAKAHDLETGTSLYAGICGPTGKSAAGAVFLG from the exons ATGGCATCAGTCCAGTGTGAGATGAAGGATGTGCAACTCACTTTGGAGGAGAAAGCATGTTTAGATGAGATGATCAAGCAAGCTGAGCGTTCCTTGGAGCCTCATGAACTGTTAGCGGGTGCTTTGAACAATCAAACAGTGGGCCCCCTGAGCATTGTGGCTACCAAGATATTTGCAGGACAGGTTGTCAAAAACTTCCCCAATCCTCTTTGCAATTTGGATGGGTTCGCCATGTCAGGCACGTTCGCGACAGGTGTCAAGGCTGCTGTGGTGTATTCCGCCAAAAACAAAGCTGGTGTTGAATGTGGATGGCTCCTTGCCTTTAACAATAGCAACAATGCTGTTGGAGTGAGG GTATTTGCTGAATGTGGCCTTAAAGATAAATTCCGCAACATCAATTGGGCACAAGTTGAACAGAAACTGGAGAAATCTGGGACAATTGCTAAGGCGCATGACTTGGAGACTGGAACCTCACTCTATGCTGGCATTTGTGGCCCTACCGGGAAATCTGCTGCTGGTGCAGTATTCCTTGGTTAA